In a single window of the Streptacidiphilus sp. P02-A3a genome:
- a CDS encoding HutD family protein, with protein MAARVLRAAERSASAWKNGGGVTREVAAFPEGSGLAEFHWRVSLADVARGGPFSVFPGVDRVITVVRGAGMLLTVDGVERRVDTPYQPFAFSGDADTGCRLLEGPLVDFNVMTRRERVSARVDVVDGSVPLRGEAEVTLLAMVLEGGAELRGSDDDTGAVALGPLDAVLLTGTESATLDVRGRAAVVTFRQLD; from the coding sequence ATGGCGGCACGGGTGCTGCGGGCGGCGGAGCGGAGCGCGTCCGCGTGGAAGAACGGCGGTGGGGTCACCCGGGAGGTCGCGGCCTTCCCGGAGGGCTCCGGCCTGGCGGAGTTCCACTGGCGGGTGAGCCTGGCCGACGTGGCGCGGGGCGGTCCGTTCTCGGTCTTCCCCGGAGTGGACCGGGTGATCACCGTCGTCCGGGGCGCCGGGATGCTGCTCACCGTGGACGGGGTCGAGCGGCGGGTGGACACGCCCTACCAGCCGTTCGCCTTCTCCGGCGACGCGGACACCGGCTGCCGACTGCTCGAAGGTCCGCTGGTGGACTTCAATGTGATGACCCGTCGGGAAAGGGTCAGCGCCCGGGTCGACGTCGTCGACGGGTCGGTGCCGTTGCGCGGTGAGGCCGAAGTCACGCTGCTGGCAATGGTGTTGGAGGGCGGCGCGGAACTGCGCGGCAGCGACGACGACACCGGCGCGGTGGCGCTGGGCCCGCTGGACGCCGTACTGCTCACCGGAACCGAGTCGGCGACGCTCGACGTACGCGGCCGGGCCGCTGTGGTGACGTTCCGTCAGCTCGACTGA
- a CDS encoding LLM class flavin-dependent oxidoreductase, which yields MSTSAPEVLWYIIPREGAYPWEPAGRRPVDLGYLQGLAQSVERLGFSGALLATDLYDVWPLGSALAAATSPAFKPLLAVHPGLVSPTVLAKMALSFTNLFGDRLRFNVVNGSTEQLRQAGLHLEHDERYELSGEYWSIVKRLTAGEVFDHKGKFYDLKDAGASLRELTAAQGGAHTPLWFGGSSPAGIEMAAEHVDVYLTWGEPPHLLKEKLERVRERAAAHGRTLRLGLRLHLIVRDTEEQAWAAADRLLDVTSEATYARQLGERSGEDGVGWQRQFRQHGGRVPAHARELETHPNLWPGMSLFRPGPGTAVVGSTEQVLERLREYQALGVDTFILSGNPLLEEAYRVAETILPALRGDAG from the coding sequence ATGAGCACCAGCGCCCCCGAAGTCCTCTGGTACATCATCCCGCGCGAAGGCGCCTACCCCTGGGAGCCCGCCGGTCGACGGCCGGTCGACCTCGGCTACCTCCAGGGCCTGGCCCAGAGCGTCGAACGGCTCGGCTTCAGCGGCGCGCTGCTGGCCACCGACCTGTACGACGTCTGGCCGCTCGGCAGCGCCCTCGCCGCCGCCACCAGCCCCGCCTTCAAGCCGCTGCTCGCGGTCCACCCGGGGCTGGTCTCCCCGACCGTGCTGGCCAAGATGGCGCTCAGCTTCACCAACCTGTTCGGCGACCGGCTGCGCTTCAACGTGGTCAACGGCTCCACCGAGCAGCTGCGGCAGGCCGGACTGCACCTGGAGCACGACGAGCGCTACGAACTGAGCGGCGAGTACTGGTCCATCGTCAAGCGGCTCACCGCGGGCGAGGTCTTCGACCACAAGGGCAAGTTCTACGACCTCAAGGACGCCGGCGCCTCACTGCGCGAGCTCACCGCGGCACAGGGCGGCGCGCACACGCCGCTGTGGTTCGGCGGCTCCTCGCCCGCCGGGATCGAGATGGCCGCCGAGCACGTCGACGTCTACCTCACCTGGGGCGAGCCGCCGCACCTGCTCAAGGAGAAGCTGGAGCGGGTCCGCGAGCGGGCCGCCGCCCACGGCCGGACGCTGCGGCTCGGGCTGCGGCTGCACCTGATCGTGCGCGACACCGAGGAGCAGGCCTGGGCGGCCGCCGACCGGCTGCTCGACGTCACCAGCGAGGCCACCTACGCCCGGCAGCTGGGCGAGCGCTCGGGTGAGGACGGCGTCGGCTGGCAGCGGCAGTTCCGCCAGCACGGCGGCCGGGTCCCGGCGCACGCCCGCGAGTTGGAGACGCACCCGAACCTGTGGCCCGGCATGAGCCTGTTCCGGCCCGGCCCGGGCACCGCCGTGGTCGGCAGCACCGAGCAGGTGCTGGAGCGGCTGCGGGAGTACCAGGCGCTGGGCGTGGACACCTTCATCCTGTCCGGAAACCCGCTGCTGGAGGAGGCCTACCGGGTCGCCGAGACGATCCTGCCCGCGCTGCGGGGCGACGCGGGGTGA
- the trpS gene encoding tryptophan--tRNA ligase, translating into MSTALVAPAAVADPPPADPTPAGPTAAAERRGAELEELIRREPGRFRVLTGDRPTGRLHLGHYFGTLQNRVRLQRLGVELFLIIPDYQVLTDRDVAERLSEHVEGLLLDYLAAGVDPEQAVIFNHSAVPELNQLLLPFLSLVSVAELGRNPTVKDEIAHSRQSAVSGLMFTYPVHQAADILFCRANLVPVGRDQLPHIELTRTIARRFNDRYAADRPLFPEPEALLSAAPLLLGTDGGKMSKSRGNAIALAADADETAQLIRGAKTDADRRISYDPAARPEVSSLVLLAALCQDRDPHQVAAEIGDGGAAALKRTVTEAVNGYLAPLRARRAELSGDRGELRRILRAGNERARAVAESTLDQVRAAMGTVF; encoded by the coding sequence ATGAGCACCGCGCTCGTCGCACCCGCCGCCGTCGCCGACCCGCCGCCCGCCGATCCCACGCCCGCCGGTCCCACTGCCGCCGCCGAGCGCCGCGGTGCCGAGCTGGAGGAGCTGATCCGCCGCGAACCCGGCCGGTTCCGGGTACTCACCGGGGACCGGCCGACCGGGCGACTGCACCTCGGCCACTACTTCGGCACGCTGCAGAACCGGGTCCGGTTGCAGCGGCTGGGCGTGGAACTGTTCCTGATCATCCCCGACTACCAGGTACTCACCGACCGGGACGTCGCCGAACGGCTCAGCGAGCACGTCGAGGGCCTGCTGCTGGACTACCTCGCGGCCGGGGTGGACCCGGAGCAGGCGGTGATCTTCAACCACAGCGCCGTCCCCGAGCTCAACCAGCTGCTGCTGCCGTTCCTGAGCCTGGTCTCGGTCGCGGAACTCGGCCGCAACCCCACGGTCAAGGACGAGATCGCGCACTCGCGGCAGTCCGCCGTCAGCGGCCTGATGTTCACCTACCCGGTGCACCAGGCGGCGGACATCCTGTTCTGCCGGGCGAACCTGGTCCCGGTCGGCCGGGACCAGCTGCCGCACATCGAGCTCACCCGCACCATCGCCCGGCGCTTCAACGACCGCTACGCCGCCGACCGGCCGCTGTTCCCCGAACCCGAGGCGCTGCTGTCGGCCGCGCCGCTGCTGCTCGGCACCGACGGCGGCAAGATGAGCAAGAGCCGGGGCAACGCGATCGCGCTGGCCGCCGACGCCGACGAGACCGCCCAACTGATCCGGGGCGCGAAGACCGACGCCGACCGGCGGATCAGCTACGACCCGGCCGCCCGCCCGGAGGTCTCCAGCCTGGTGCTGCTGGCCGCGCTCTGCCAGGACCGGGATCCGCACCAGGTCGCCGCCGAGATCGGCGACGGCGGGGCCGCCGCGCTCAAGCGGACGGTCACCGAGGCGGTCAACGGGTACCTGGCGCCGCTCCGCGCCCGCCGCGCCGAACTCAGCGGCGACCGGGGTGAGTTGCGGCGGATCCTGCGCGCCGGGAACGAGCGCGCCCGCGCCGTCGCCGAGAGTACCCTCGACCAGGTGCGGGCGGCCATGGGGACCGTCTTCTGA
- a CDS encoding amidohydrolase encodes MQTSTDRPADLLITGARARLAPGRFATAVAVRDGRIAAVGTEAELAGLAGAATRVVHAPGGLLLPGFQDAHIHPPFAGRNRLRLWLNDLEGRHAYLDAIAAYADAHPEEPWILGGGWAMEYFPGGTPRKEDLDAIVPDRPVFLFNRDVHGAWVNSRALEAAGIDRDTPDPADGRIERDPDGEAGGTLHEGAAYRVNDHVVPEPDSAEWQAAILEAQRYLHALGITGWQDAWVTPGTQAAYEALTADGRLTARVVGALWWERSRGLEQIAELVERRARGREVRAPGAALGSGFHPTTVKIMTDGVLENHTGALLEPYCDGCGGHSDNLGLSYVPYELLCEAVTELDAHGFQVHLHAIGDRAVRNSLDAIAAARAANGGGDQRHHIAHVQLIDLQDLPRFAELGVIVNCQAYWAQSEPQMDELTVPFIGAERAALQYPFAELLASGARLAMGSDWAVTTADPLEQIEVAVTRVDPENRDNAPFLPQQRLTLDQAVDAFTAGSAHVNHDEQAGVIEVGRRADLALLDTDLFATGAPPVADARVALTVAAGAVVYER; translated from the coding sequence ATGCAGACCAGCACTGACCGTCCCGCCGACCTGCTGATCACCGGCGCCCGGGCGCGCCTGGCCCCGGGCCGCTTCGCGACCGCCGTGGCCGTGCGCGACGGCCGGATCGCGGCCGTCGGCACCGAGGCCGAGCTCGCGGGCCTGGCCGGAGCCGCCACCCGCGTCGTGCACGCCCCCGGCGGGCTGCTGCTGCCCGGCTTCCAGGACGCCCACATCCACCCGCCGTTCGCCGGACGCAACCGGCTGCGGCTGTGGCTGAACGACCTGGAGGGGCGGCACGCCTACCTGGACGCCATCGCCGCCTACGCCGACGCCCACCCCGAGGAGCCCTGGATCCTCGGCGGCGGCTGGGCCATGGAGTACTTCCCCGGCGGCACGCCGCGCAAGGAGGACCTGGACGCGATCGTCCCCGACCGCCCGGTGTTCCTGTTCAACCGCGACGTGCACGGCGCCTGGGTGAACTCCCGCGCGCTGGAGGCCGCCGGGATCGACCGGGACACCCCGGACCCGGCCGACGGCCGGATCGAGCGCGACCCGGACGGCGAGGCCGGCGGCACCCTGCACGAGGGCGCCGCCTACCGGGTCAACGACCACGTCGTCCCCGAGCCGGACAGCGCCGAGTGGCAGGCGGCGATCCTGGAGGCGCAGCGCTACCTGCACGCGCTGGGCATCACCGGCTGGCAGGACGCCTGGGTGACCCCGGGCACCCAGGCCGCCTACGAGGCGCTGACCGCCGACGGGCGGCTCACCGCCCGGGTGGTGGGCGCGCTGTGGTGGGAGCGCAGCCGGGGCCTGGAGCAGATCGCGGAGCTGGTCGAACGCCGGGCGCGCGGACGTGAGGTGCGCGCCCCGGGCGCGGCGCTGGGCTCGGGCTTCCACCCGACCACCGTCAAGATCATGACCGACGGGGTGCTGGAGAACCACACCGGCGCGCTGCTGGAGCCCTACTGCGACGGCTGCGGCGGGCACAGCGACAACCTGGGCCTGAGCTATGTCCCCTACGAGCTGCTGTGCGAGGCGGTGACCGAACTCGACGCCCATGGCTTCCAGGTGCACCTGCACGCCATCGGCGACCGCGCGGTGCGCAACTCGCTGGACGCGATCGCCGCCGCCCGCGCCGCCAACGGCGGCGGCGACCAGCGCCACCACATCGCCCACGTCCAGCTGATCGATCTTCAGGACCTGCCCCGCTTCGCGGAGTTGGGGGTGATCGTGAACTGCCAGGCGTACTGGGCGCAGAGCGAGCCGCAGATGGACGAGCTCACCGTCCCCTTCATCGGCGCCGAGCGGGCCGCGTTGCAGTACCCGTTCGCCGAACTGCTGGCCTCCGGCGCGCGGTTGGCCATGGGCAGCGACTGGGCGGTGACCACCGCCGACCCGCTGGAGCAGATCGAGGTCGCGGTCACCCGGGTCGACCCGGAGAACCGGGACAACGCGCCGTTCCTGCCGCAGCAGCGGCTGACCCTGGACCAGGCCGTGGACGCCTTCACCGCCGGATCCGCCCATGTCAACCACGACGAGCAGGCGGGCGTGATCGAGGTCGGCCGCCGGGCTGACCTGGCGCTGCTGGACACCGACCTGTTCGCGACCGGCGCCCCGCCGGTGGCCGACGCCAGGGTCGCGCTGACGGTGGCGGCGGGCGCGGTGGTCTACGAGCGCTGA
- a CDS encoding GlxA family transcriptional regulator, with protein sequence MLKTIAAVLIEGFAPFEFGVLCEAFGIDRTEDGVPAFDFRVCGERPGEPLASNIGFELIPPNGLDALADADLVGVAAASIIDDYPPAVLEALRAAAERGATLLSVCSGAFLLGAAGLLDGRTCTTHWRHVDELAERFPLAKVDPDVLFVDDGAVITSAGTAAGIDACLYLVRRELGSAPANAIARRMVVPPQRDGGQKQYIQAPMPECTGSLQALLAWALENLGADHSVATLARRARMSERTFARRFSDETGTTPHKWLTQQRILRAQHLLEDTELSIEEIATSTGMGTGALLRHHFRRIVGVTPKEYRSNFAGRPALAQSS encoded by the coding sequence ATGCTGAAAACCATCGCAGCTGTGCTGATCGAGGGCTTCGCGCCGTTTGAGTTCGGCGTGCTCTGCGAGGCGTTCGGGATCGACCGGACCGAGGACGGGGTACCCGCGTTCGACTTCCGGGTCTGCGGCGAGCGTCCCGGCGAGCCGCTGGCCTCCAACATCGGCTTCGAGCTGATCCCGCCGAACGGGCTGGACGCGCTGGCCGACGCCGACCTGGTGGGTGTCGCGGCCGCCTCCATCATCGACGACTACCCGCCCGCCGTACTGGAGGCGCTGCGCGCGGCGGCCGAGCGCGGCGCGACACTGCTGTCGGTGTGCAGCGGGGCGTTCCTGCTGGGCGCGGCGGGCCTGTTGGACGGCCGCACCTGCACCACCCACTGGCGCCATGTCGACGAGCTCGCGGAGCGCTTCCCGCTGGCGAAGGTCGACCCGGACGTGCTGTTCGTCGACGACGGGGCGGTGATCACCAGCGCGGGCACCGCCGCCGGGATCGACGCCTGCCTGTACCTGGTCCGCCGGGAGCTGGGTTCGGCGCCCGCGAACGCGATCGCCCGGCGGATGGTGGTGCCGCCGCAGCGCGACGGCGGCCAGAAGCAGTACATCCAGGCACCCATGCCGGAGTGCACCGGCAGCCTGCAGGCGCTGCTCGCCTGGGCGCTGGAGAACCTGGGCGCCGACCACAGCGTGGCCACCCTGGCCCGCCGGGCCCGGATGTCGGAACGCACCTTCGCCCGCCGCTTCAGCGACGAGACCGGCACCACCCCGCACAAGTGGCTCACCCAGCAGCGGATCCTGCGCGCCCAGCACCTCCTGGAGGACACCGAGCTCAGCATCGAGGAGATCGCCACCAGTACCGGCATGGGCACCGGCGCGCTGCTGCGCCACCACTTCCGGCGGATCGTCGGCGTCACCCCGAAGGAGTACCGGAGCAACTTCGCCGGACGCCCCGCCCTCGCTCAGTCGAGCTGA
- a CDS encoding TetR/AcrR family transcriptional regulator, giving the protein MAATRRSTHQPEPDGPTGTADPAAPPAPAVPAPAAPSAAPRARRPRRPRGSLNQQVITEAALRICDRAGIDALTFDALGRELDAHPTAIYRHFRDKDELLLALTDALHAQATAGGLPVTDDWARDLRAVAHRIRGAFMAHPQVGQLVAARTARRQHEFEVVEYILGCMRRAGLSDRDAARCYRVFADAVLAYASMEATLHALDAPTREADLRSWEVEYRALPADRFPNLAALLDEIPPLDSADNFELAVDLLIDSIRARSGN; this is encoded by the coding sequence ATGGCGGCCACCCGTAGGAGTACGCACCAGCCGGAGCCGGACGGCCCGACCGGTACGGCCGACCCCGCCGCACCGCCCGCACCCGCCGTTCCCGCGCCCGCCGCACCGTCCGCCGCGCCGCGTGCCAGGCGCCCGCGCCGCCCCCGGGGCAGCCTGAACCAGCAGGTGATCACCGAGGCCGCGCTGCGGATCTGCGACCGGGCCGGGATCGACGCGCTGACCTTCGACGCCCTCGGCCGCGAGCTGGACGCCCATCCGACCGCGATCTACCGGCACTTCCGCGACAAGGACGAGCTGCTGCTGGCGCTCACCGACGCGCTGCACGCCCAGGCGACCGCCGGGGGGCTGCCGGTCACCGACGACTGGGCACGGGACCTGCGCGCCGTGGCCCACCGGATCCGGGGCGCGTTCATGGCCCACCCGCAGGTCGGCCAGCTGGTGGCCGCCCGCACCGCCCGCCGCCAGCACGAGTTCGAGGTGGTCGAGTACATCCTCGGCTGCATGCGCCGCGCGGGCCTGTCCGACCGGGACGCGGCCCGCTGCTACCGGGTCTTCGCCGACGCGGTGCTGGCCTACGCCAGCATGGAGGCCACCCTGCACGCGCTGGACGCGCCGACCCGGGAGGCGGACCTGCGCTCCTGGGAGGTGGAGTACCGGGCGCTCCCGGCCGACCGCTTCCCCAACCTCGCGGCGCTGCTCGACGAGATCCCGCCGCTGGACTCGGCGGACAACTTCGAGCTCGCGGTCGACCTGCTGATCGACTCCATCCGTGCCCGCTCCGGGAACTGA
- a CDS encoding M20 family metallopeptidase: MSTSATALLADARAAGPELVGLRRALHRRPETGLHLPHTQEAVLAALDGLGLEIRTGSALSSVVAVVRGTGPAADEAGPRPSVLLRADMDALPLDEAVAWEHASAVPGAMHACGHDLHTAMLVGAARLLAARREQLAGDVVLMFQPGEEGHDGARLMLAEGLLDASGSRPVAAYALHVSATTALGVHGNRPGPALAASGTLAVTVRGAGGHSAWPHHARDPIPATAEMITALQSLVTRGFDALDPVLLGVGTVHAGTAANIVPDRARFEATLRAFGDDTLARLAEGARRTVTGIAAAHGLDADLEFVPGYPVTVNDPAEAEFVADVVTELHGPAAFVRDRRPGLVSDDIGRVLARVPGVMTGVGACPPGLDPERAAGNHSPHAVFDDAAVPDGAALYAELALRRLRPRTGR, from the coding sequence GTGAGCACCTCCGCGACCGCGCTGCTCGCCGACGCCCGGGCGGCGGGGCCCGAGCTGGTGGGGCTGCGCCGGGCGCTGCACCGCCGACCGGAGACCGGGCTGCACCTGCCGCACACCCAGGAGGCGGTCCTGGCCGCCCTGGACGGCCTGGGCCTGGAGATCCGCACCGGCAGCGCGCTGTCCTCGGTCGTCGCCGTGGTCCGGGGGACCGGCCCGGCGGCGGACGAGGCCGGCCCGCGTCCCAGCGTCCTGCTGCGCGCCGACATGGACGCGCTGCCGCTGGACGAGGCGGTGGCCTGGGAACACGCCTCGGCGGTACCCGGAGCCATGCACGCCTGCGGGCACGACCTGCACACCGCCATGCTGGTCGGCGCGGCCCGGCTGCTCGCCGCCCGGCGCGAGCAGCTGGCCGGGGACGTCGTGCTGATGTTCCAGCCGGGGGAGGAGGGGCACGACGGCGCGCGGCTGATGCTGGCCGAGGGGCTGCTGGACGCCAGTGGCAGCAGGCCGGTGGCCGCCTACGCGCTGCACGTCTCGGCGACCACCGCGCTCGGCGTCCACGGCAACCGGCCCGGACCGGCGCTCGCCGCCTCCGGGACGCTGGCGGTGACCGTGCGCGGCGCGGGCGGGCACTCGGCCTGGCCGCACCACGCCCGGGACCCGATCCCGGCCACCGCCGAGATGATCACCGCGCTCCAGTCCCTGGTCACCCGCGGCTTCGACGCGCTGGACCCGGTGCTGCTCGGCGTCGGCACCGTGCACGCCGGGACGGCCGCCAACATCGTCCCCGACCGGGCCCGGTTCGAGGCCACGCTGCGGGCCTTCGGCGACGACACCCTGGCCCGGCTGGCCGAGGGCGCCCGGCGCACCGTGACCGGGATCGCCGCCGCCCACGGCCTGGACGCGGACCTGGAGTTCGTCCCCGGCTACCCGGTCACCGTCAACGACCCGGCGGAGGCGGAGTTCGTCGCCGACGTGGTCACCGAACTGCACGGCCCGGCGGCGTTCGTCCGCGACCGGCGGCCGGGACTGGTCTCCGACGACATCGGACGGGTGCTGGCGCGGGTCCCCGGCGTGATGACCGGCGTCGGGGCCTGCCCGCCCGGGCTCGACCCCGAGCGGGCCGCGGGCAACCACTCCCCGCACGCGGTCTTCGACGACGCCGCGGTGCCCGACGGCGCGGCCCTGTACGCGGAGCTGGCGCTGCGGCGACTGCGGCCGCGGACCGGCCGGTAG
- a CDS encoding pentapeptide repeat-containing protein, whose protein sequence is MSEHREPQLPADLRADCGSCFALCCVAPAFTASADFAATKPAGKPCGNLSADFRCGIHTRLRGSGYPGCTVYDCFGAGQKVSQVTFGGQDWRGAPRTARRMFEVFPVVRDLQELLWYLTQALALPQAEPLHPELALLRERTERLTLGSPEELLALDANAHWQAVNELLLRTSELVRADTLADRKKQRRGADLVGARLAGADLAGANLRGAYLIGADLTGADLRGADLIGADLRGANLSRADLTGSVFLTQPQLEAAKGDAATRLPPGFSRPGHWPVRQHS, encoded by the coding sequence ATGTCCGAGCACCGTGAGCCGCAGCTCCCGGCCGACCTGCGCGCGGACTGCGGCAGCTGCTTCGCGCTGTGCTGCGTCGCCCCCGCCTTCACCGCCTCGGCCGACTTCGCCGCGACCAAGCCCGCCGGGAAGCCCTGCGGCAACCTGTCCGCCGACTTCCGCTGCGGCATCCACACCCGGCTGCGCGGCTCCGGCTACCCGGGCTGCACCGTCTACGACTGCTTCGGCGCCGGGCAGAAGGTCTCCCAGGTCACCTTCGGCGGCCAGGACTGGCGCGGCGCCCCGCGCACCGCGCGGCGGATGTTCGAGGTGTTCCCGGTGGTCCGGGACCTCCAGGAACTGCTCTGGTACCTGACCCAGGCGCTGGCCCTGCCGCAGGCCGAACCGCTGCACCCGGAGCTGGCGCTGCTCCGCGAGCGGACCGAGCGGCTGACCCTCGGCAGCCCGGAGGAACTGCTGGCGCTGGACGCGAACGCGCACTGGCAGGCCGTCAACGAGCTGCTGCTGCGCACCAGCGAACTGGTCCGGGCGGACACCCTGGCCGACCGGAAGAAGCAGCGCCGGGGCGCCGACCTGGTCGGGGCCAGGCTGGCGGGGGCCGACCTGGCCGGAGCGAACCTGCGCGGGGCCTACCTGATCGGCGCCGACCTCACCGGCGCGGACCTGCGCGGCGCGGACCTGATCGGCGCCGACCTGCGCGGCGCGAACCTGTCCCGGGCGGACCTCACCGGCAGCGTCTTCCTGACCCAGCCGCAGCTGGAGGCCGCCAAGGGCGACGCCGCCACCCGGCTCCCGCCCGGCTTCAGCCGCCCCGGGCACTGGCCGGTGCGGCAGCACAGCTGA
- a CDS encoding alkaline phosphatase family protein, producing the protein MSSIWPAGPLRVLVVGIDGVRLDLLPELETPNLDAVAAAGFLAPVEVDEATPTMSGPCWATICTGVGVAKHGVLGNHFGGNRLDVFADFTTRLAAVHRRRTFAAGGWEPLFLARQGGPLFGAPGRLSYVAPVEDTPEAWEECDERVTAEAAYVLGGGDDPQASFVYLGAVDETAHFLGCGERYRRSVEAADRRLGRLLDAVRARPGYPDERWTVIVVTDHGHLDQGGHGGRSVLERTAWVAACGPGLAPGAPVEPVRHVDVAAHVYAALEITPDPHWTLDGRPFTPATQRVS; encoded by the coding sequence GTGTCCAGCATCTGGCCCGCCGGCCCGCTCCGGGTCCTGGTCGTCGGCATCGACGGCGTACGCCTCGACCTGCTGCCCGAACTGGAGACCCCGAACCTGGACGCCGTCGCCGCGGCCGGGTTCCTGGCACCGGTCGAGGTGGACGAGGCCACCCCGACCATGTCCGGGCCCTGCTGGGCGACCATCTGCACCGGCGTCGGGGTGGCCAAGCACGGCGTCCTCGGCAACCACTTCGGCGGCAACCGGCTGGACGTCTTCGCCGACTTCACCACCCGTCTCGCGGCCGTGCACCGCCGCCGCACCTTCGCCGCCGGGGGCTGGGAGCCGCTGTTCCTGGCCCGCCAGGGCGGCCCGCTGTTCGGCGCGCCCGGACGCCTGTCGTACGTGGCGCCGGTGGAGGACACGCCCGAGGCCTGGGAGGAGTGCGACGAGCGGGTGACCGCCGAGGCCGCGTACGTGCTGGGCGGCGGCGACGACCCGCAGGCGTCCTTCGTGTACCTGGGCGCGGTCGACGAGACCGCCCACTTCCTCGGCTGCGGCGAGCGGTACCGGCGCTCGGTGGAGGCCGCCGACCGGCGGCTGGGCCGCCTGCTCGACGCGGTCCGCGCCCGCCCCGGCTACCCGGACGAGCGGTGGACGGTCATCGTGGTCACCGACCACGGCCACCTCGACCAGGGCGGCCACGGCGGGCGCAGCGTCCTGGAGCGCACCGCCTGGGTGGCGGCCTGCGGCCCCGGCCTGGCGCCCGGCGCCCCGGTCGAGCCGGTACGCCACGTGGACGTCGCCGCGCACGTGTACGCGGCGCTGGAGATAACCCCGGACCCGCACTGGACCCTGGACGGCCGCCCGTTCACCCCGGCGACCCAGCGCGTTTCCTGA
- a CDS encoding cytosine permease: MNAPSRTSSPAPPAPVPAESGVEIHSVDWIPDAERHGTPRHLGALWFVSNINLTAMATGVTALSIGAGLMWTLIATVTGSLFGTFFMAFHSAQGPQLGLPQLVQSRAQFGYIGAALTIWVFALVNYIAYNTSDAILSGDAMHTLFHLGPNFGYFVAAAVAALIALFGYHWIHRVSRWLTWPLIALMVLLTAAAFGDSGLPRHAFTLGAFHPGPFMTVFVIVGGFQLGWAPYVSDYSRYLPARVGVRSSFWWTYLSSGLSAIWVFAIGAVMSAAHPDATPVEAFKEAADNLFGGLGWLVVLGLLVGLLSVMAINQYGGMMSMISIKDSFSPVKPTRRIRAVCIGIMFVLVWGVAQFVGVDRFNSFYGNVLIFLAYAFTPWTAINLVDFFYVRRGRYSIKEIFNPTGIYGRWGWRGNLAYLLGILVMVPFMVSGPFTGSIARLLGDADYSMFVGLPVSGLLYLFFCRSLDLETERRIVTEEGLLTHADQH, from the coding sequence ATGAACGCCCCCTCCCGCACGTCCTCCCCCGCACCGCCCGCACCCGTTCCGGCCGAGTCCGGCGTCGAGATCCACTCCGTGGACTGGATCCCGGACGCCGAGCGCCACGGCACCCCACGCCACCTCGGCGCCCTGTGGTTCGTCAGCAACATCAACCTGACCGCCATGGCCACCGGCGTCACCGCGCTCAGCATCGGCGCCGGACTGATGTGGACGCTGATCGCCACCGTCACCGGGTCGCTCTTCGGCACCTTCTTCATGGCCTTCCACTCGGCCCAGGGACCGCAGCTCGGTCTGCCGCAACTGGTCCAGTCCAGAGCCCAGTTCGGCTACATCGGCGCGGCGCTGACCATCTGGGTCTTCGCCCTGGTGAACTACATCGCCTACAACACCTCGGACGCGATCCTGTCCGGCGACGCCATGCACACGCTGTTCCACCTGGGCCCCAACTTCGGGTACTTCGTGGCCGCCGCCGTCGCCGCCCTGATCGCCCTCTTCGGCTACCACTGGATCCACCGGGTGAGCCGCTGGCTGACCTGGCCGCTGATCGCGCTGATGGTGCTGCTGACCGCCGCCGCCTTCGGTGACTCCGGGCTGCCCAGGCACGCGTTCACCCTCGGGGCCTTCCACCCGGGCCCGTTCATGACCGTGTTCGTCATCGTCGGCGGCTTCCAGCTGGGCTGGGCGCCCTACGTCTCGGACTACTCGCGCTACCTCCCGGCGCGGGTGGGCGTGCGCTCCTCCTTCTGGTGGACGTACCTGTCCAGCGGCCTGTCGGCGATCTGGGTCTTCGCCATCGGCGCGGTGATGTCGGCGGCCCACCCGGACGCCACCCCGGTCGAGGCGTTCAAGGAGGCGGCGGACAACCTCTTCGGCGGCCTCGGCTGGCTGGTCGTGCTCGGACTGCTGGTCGGCCTGCTCTCGGTGATGGCGATCAACCAGTACGGCGGCATGATGTCCATGATCTCCATCAAGGACTCGTTCTCACCGGTCAAACCCACCCGCCGGATCCGCGCCGTCTGCATCGGCATCATGTTCGTCCTGGTCTGGGGTGTCGCCCAGTTCGTCGGCGTGGACCGCTTCAACTCCTTCTACGGCAACGTACTGATCTTCCTGGCCTACGCGTTCACCCCGTGGACCGCGATCAACCTGGTGGACTTCTTCTATGTCCGCCGGGGCCGGTACTCCATCAAGGAGATCTTCAACCCGACCGGGATCTACGGACGTTGGGGCTGGCGTGGCAACCTCGCCTATCTGCTCGGCATCCTGGTGATGGTCCCGTTCATGGTCTCCGGACCGTTCACCGGATCGATCGCCCGGCTCCTCGGCGACGCCGACTACTCGATGTTCGTCGGGCTGCCGGTCTCCGGCCTGCTCTACCTGTTCTTCTGCCGCAGTCTCGACCTTGAGACCGAACGGCGCATTGTCACCGAAGAAGGATTGCTCACCCATGCAGACCAGCACTGA